One region of Hymenobacter sediminicola genomic DNA includes:
- a CDS encoding STAS domain-containing protein, which yields MKITQHSSANTLTLSLDGELDASSSVLLDSELAKPETLQFEKVLIDCRNLNYISSAGLGVFISHLQQFQDAGVKLVFFNMQDKVHNVFEILGLDALMTIVPSQAEATAL from the coding sequence ATGAAAATAACGCAACACTCTTCCGCCAATACTCTTACGCTAAGCCTCGACGGTGAGCTGGACGCTAGTTCTTCGGTGCTACTCGATTCTGAACTGGCTAAGCCTGAAACGCTGCAGTTTGAGAAGGTTCTCATCGACTGCCGTAACCTGAATTATATTTCTTCGGCCGGTTTGGGCGTTTTTATCTCGCATCTGCAGCAGTTTCAGGACGCTGGCGTAAAGCTGGTATTCTTCAACATGCAGGATAAAGTGCACAACGTATTCGAAATTCTGGGCCTCGACGCACTGATGACCATTGTGCCCTCCCAGGCAGAAGCCACCGCTCTTTAA
- the guaB gene encoding IMP dehydrogenase, translating into MADYAAKIAFEALTYDDVLLLPGYSEVLPRDADPSAQLTRNIRLKLPFVSAAMDTVTEAEMAIAMAQEGGIGIIHKNMSIRAQAELVRRVKRSESGMILDPFTLEETATLADAKKLMRTNNIGGIPIVDEQRRLKGILTNRDLRFEKDMTRSVADVMTATPLVTAKAGTELADAEDILQDSKVEKLPVVDTDGRLVGLITYKDIRKRRRTPNACKDKFGRLRVGAAVGVTADLLDRVAALVEAGVDVVSVDTAHGHSKGVLDAVRNLKQQYPNLEVIAGNVATAEGARALADAGADAVKVGVGPGSICTTRIIAGIGVPQLSAVLEAARGLEGTGVPLIADGGIKFSGDVVKALAAGASTIMVGSLLAGTEEAPGEVTLFEGRKYKSYRGMGSVEAMEDGSKDRYFQDAEDDVKKLVPEGIVGRVAYKGLASEVLFQLAGGLRAGMGYCGAATIEVLQTARFVRITGAGLRESHPHDVQITQEAPNYSSK; encoded by the coding sequence ATGGCCGACTACGCTGCCAAAATTGCCTTCGAGGCGCTAACCTACGACGACGTCCTGCTACTACCCGGTTATTCGGAAGTACTGCCCCGCGACGCCGACCCGAGCGCCCAGCTCACCCGCAACATCCGGCTTAAGCTACCTTTCGTTTCGGCGGCCATGGACACCGTAACCGAAGCCGAAATGGCCATTGCCATGGCCCAGGAAGGCGGCATCGGCATCATTCACAAGAACATGAGCATCCGGGCGCAGGCCGAACTGGTGCGACGCGTGAAACGCTCGGAAAGCGGCATGATCCTCGACCCGTTTACGCTGGAGGAAACCGCCACCCTCGCCGATGCCAAGAAGCTGATGCGCACCAACAACATCGGGGGCATTCCGATTGTGGATGAGCAGCGCCGCCTCAAGGGCATCCTCACCAACCGCGACCTGCGTTTCGAGAAGGACATGACCCGTTCCGTAGCCGATGTGATGACGGCCACGCCCCTCGTAACGGCCAAAGCCGGCACCGAGCTGGCCGATGCCGAAGACATTCTGCAGGACTCGAAAGTAGAGAAGCTACCGGTGGTAGATACCGACGGCCGCCTCGTAGGCCTCATTACCTATAAGGACATCCGGAAGCGCCGCCGCACGCCCAACGCCTGCAAAGACAAATTCGGCCGCCTACGCGTAGGGGCTGCCGTGGGCGTCACGGCCGATTTGCTGGACCGCGTAGCCGCACTGGTAGAAGCCGGCGTCGACGTGGTGAGTGTAGACACGGCCCACGGCCACAGCAAAGGTGTGCTCGATGCCGTGCGCAACCTCAAGCAGCAGTATCCCAACCTCGAAGTAATAGCTGGCAACGTCGCCACCGCTGAAGGGGCCCGCGCCTTGGCCGATGCCGGTGCCGACGCCGTGAAAGTGGGCGTAGGCCCGGGCTCCATCTGCACTACCCGTATCATTGCCGGTATCGGTGTGCCGCAGCTGTCGGCGGTGCTGGAAGCGGCTCGTGGCTTGGAGGGCACCGGGGTTCCGCTCATTGCCGACGGCGGCATCAAGTTCTCCGGCGACGTGGTGAAGGCGCTGGCTGCTGGCGCTTCTACTATTATGGTCGGCTCATTGCTGGCCGGCACCGAAGAAGCTCCTGGCGAGGTGACCCTGTTCGAAGGCCGCAAGTACAAGAGCTACCGCGGCATGGGTTCCGTAGAGGCTATGGAAGATGGCTCCAAGGACCGTTATTTCCAGGATGCCGAGGACGACGTAAAGAAGCTGGTGCCCGAAGGCATTGTAGGCCGCGTAGCCTACAAAGGCTTGGCCTCCGAGGTGCTGTTTCAGTTGGCCGGAGGCCTGCGGGCCGGCATGGGCTACTGTGGCGCGGCTACTATAGAAGTGCTGCAAACGGCCCGCTTCGTACGCATCACGGGGGCCGGCCTCCGCGAGTCGCACCCGCACGATGTGCAGATTACGCAGGAAGCCCCCAACTATAGCAGCAAGTAG
- a CDS encoding PP2C family protein-serine/threonine phosphatase encodes MSFRHRLKAVLFPLSIFSWLLLLLSTLSNTQGRAADWLGGPWPTWVTLVAQALFAAGVFIYQRGRTEPLVGNDFVGMMRRLVLGPGMLATVCVGLHLVERALQYKLPTNDRTLLAVIYTVNLGLFVVFLANTNYSWRSLVLFRAKPRIQREWIWFEVLLGSTLLFRLLNWVPPHPFDYLILGFLAVFGVYLSGNQQWVAYLSRRQKWEAVLLQIAILLSMAVFVSYFLRIEHDPNLVAPAPQQAFLLLTVFFAGFYALMGLLVTLFNLPTAGIFEQKREEILSLQRLTQLIQRGQSEEEVYTMLFDSAVQTVDADAAWIMLEDETGTRQGQHYRVSPEQTAAVHQLLQEHNLQHIEYLNNDLKGSSGFRDLNLPYGSLIVMPLRSAKRHYGALYMLKQARQGFDRENLSILQTFASQTVLSIENLNLMNVSLENQRVQEELKIASAVQDSLIPKNLPIDSWFDISSFAASAKEVGGDFYDFLHLPGRRLAILIGDVSGKGVTAAFHVAQMKGIFHALMQENPLAKSERDRFPVPSRFMAQANHALARCLEKSAFITASLYIIDYENGGFVFARAGHCHTLYYHSIKEEVSYFQTAGLGLGIIRNETYEKHIKNQFYDYNPGDVMVIYTDGIVEARNAAQEEYGEERLHQMLEKTYYLDADEIKQQILDDLAQFSFGQPMHDDQTLLVVKFKSAQPGSPN; translated from the coding sequence ATGTCCTTTCGTCACCGATTAAAAGCCGTACTGTTTCCGCTGAGTATATTCAGCTGGCTGCTGCTATTGCTTAGTACACTTAGCAATACGCAGGGCAGAGCAGCTGACTGGCTGGGTGGCCCTTGGCCTACCTGGGTAACGCTTGTTGCACAGGCTCTTTTTGCGGCGGGTGTTTTCATATATCAGCGAGGCCGCACCGAGCCGCTTGTCGGCAACGACTTTGTGGGCATGATGCGCCGTTTGGTGCTGGGGCCAGGTATGCTGGCTACCGTTTGCGTGGGCCTGCACCTTGTGGAACGGGCATTGCAGTACAAGCTGCCAACCAACGACCGGACGCTACTGGCGGTGATTTACACTGTTAACCTGGGGCTGTTCGTCGTATTCTTGGCTAATACCAACTATTCCTGGCGTAGCCTAGTGCTGTTCAGGGCAAAGCCGCGTATTCAACGGGAGTGGATATGGTTTGAGGTTCTGCTAGGCTCTACCCTTTTGTTTCGGCTACTCAATTGGGTGCCGCCTCATCCTTTCGACTACCTGATTCTGGGTTTTCTGGCCGTCTTTGGTGTGTACCTAAGTGGCAACCAACAGTGGGTAGCCTACCTCAGCCGCCGCCAGAAATGGGAAGCCGTGTTGCTGCAGATTGCCATTCTGCTCTCCATGGCGGTGTTTGTGTCGTATTTCCTACGCATCGAGCACGACCCCAATCTGGTAGCACCGGCTCCACAACAGGCATTTTTGCTGCTTACGGTCTTCTTCGCGGGCTTCTATGCCCTGATGGGGCTATTAGTAACGCTGTTCAACCTGCCTACCGCAGGGATTTTTGAGCAGAAACGAGAGGAAATCCTGAGTCTGCAGCGCCTTACCCAGCTCATTCAGCGGGGTCAGAGCGAGGAGGAAGTATACACCATGCTCTTCGACTCGGCAGTACAGACCGTGGATGCCGATGCGGCCTGGATTATGCTGGAAGACGAAACCGGCACCCGGCAGGGCCAGCACTACCGTGTATCGCCGGAGCAGACGGCCGCCGTGCATCAGCTGCTGCAGGAGCACAACCTGCAGCACATCGAATACCTCAACAACGACCTGAAAGGCAGCAGCGGCTTCCGCGACCTGAACCTGCCGTACGGCTCTCTCATTGTGATGCCGTTGCGCTCAGCTAAACGGCACTATGGGGCGCTCTACATGCTGAAACAGGCGCGCCAGGGTTTCGACCGGGAAAACCTGAGTATTCTGCAGACCTTCGCCAGCCAGACGGTACTCAGTATCGAGAACCTGAATCTGATGAATGTGTCGCTGGAAAACCAGCGCGTGCAGGAAGAGTTGAAAATTGCTTCAGCGGTTCAGGATAGTCTTATCCCCAAGAACCTGCCCATCGACAGCTGGTTTGATATCAGTTCTTTCGCGGCTTCAGCCAAGGAAGTAGGCGGTGACTTCTACGACTTTCTACATCTACCAGGCCGCCGGTTGGCCATCCTCATCGGCGACGTGAGTGGTAAAGGCGTAACGGCGGCCTTCCATGTGGCTCAAATGAAGGGCATTTTTCATGCGCTGATGCAGGAAAATCCCTTGGCAAAGTCAGAGCGTGACCGGTTTCCGGTGCCTAGCCGCTTTATGGCACAGGCCAACCATGCCCTGGCCCGGTGCTTAGAGAAATCGGCATTTATTACGGCGTCTCTCTACATCATCGACTATGAAAATGGTGGGTTCGTGTTTGCGCGGGCCGGGCATTGCCATACCCTTTACTACCATTCCATCAAAGAAGAGGTATCGTATTTCCAGACGGCCGGCCTGGGGCTGGGCATTATCCGGAACGAGACCTACGAAAAGCACATCAAGAACCAGTTCTACGATTATAATCCGGGCGACGTAATGGTCATTTACACCGACGGAATTGTGGAAGCGCGCAATGCGGCGCAAGAAGAGTATGGGGAGGAAAGACTGCACCAGATGCTGGAAAAGACGTATTACCTCGACGCCGACGAAATAAAGCAGCAGATCTTAGACGATTTGGCACAGTTCAGCTTCGGCCAGCCTATGCACGACGACCAGACCTTGCTGGTCGTCAAGTTCAAGTCGGCCCAACCCGGCTCTCCTAACTGA
- a CDS encoding oxidoreductase: MATTKHWFITGVSTGFGKELADYCLRNGDKVAATFRKQEQADEFTQKASENGRGFVVEVTDEAQVKQGIADAIQHFGHLDVIVNNAGYGSLGSIEEIDAKEVQRQFDVNVFGPLHVLRAVLPHLRERRSGHILNITSIGGLKTFPGVGVYNASKFALEAIGESLSQQVAPLGIHVTNIEPSGFRTEWAGSSATYADTAIEDYRATVGENLKGIQGYSGRQPGDPQRAAKIMFELVRQENPPLHLPLGKAAVKGAREKFTGLVKELEQVADLGDSADFPAGE; the protein is encoded by the coding sequence ATGGCAACCACCAAACATTGGTTTATTACCGGCGTCAGTACCGGTTTTGGCAAAGAGCTGGCCGACTACTGCCTCCGCAACGGCGACAAAGTAGCCGCTACCTTCCGCAAGCAGGAGCAAGCCGACGAATTCACGCAGAAGGCCAGCGAAAATGGCCGTGGCTTCGTGGTAGAAGTAACCGACGAAGCGCAGGTGAAGCAGGGCATTGCCGATGCCATCCAGCATTTTGGTCACCTCGACGTAATCGTGAACAATGCCGGCTACGGCTCCTTGGGCAGCATTGAGGAAATTGACGCCAAAGAAGTGCAACGCCAGTTCGACGTGAACGTGTTTGGGCCGCTGCACGTACTGCGGGCCGTGCTGCCGCACCTGCGCGAGCGGCGCAGCGGCCACATACTCAACATCACTAGCATCGGGGGCCTGAAAACATTTCCCGGCGTGGGCGTCTACAATGCCAGCAAGTTTGCCCTGGAGGCCATCGGTGAAAGCCTGAGCCAGCAGGTAGCGCCGCTTGGTATCCACGTCACGAACATCGAGCCCAGCGGCTTCCGCACCGAGTGGGCCGGCAGCTCGGCCACCTACGCCGATACGGCCATTGAGGACTACCGCGCCACGGTAGGCGAAAACCTGAAAGGCATTCAGGGCTACAGCGGCCGGCAGCCTGGCGACCCGCAACGCGCCGCCAAAATCATGTTTGAACTGGTGCGTCAGGAAAATCCGCCGCTGCACCTGCCGCTTGGCAAAGCAGCCGTAAAAGGCGCCCGCGAAAAATTCACCGGGCTGGTAAAAGAGCTGGAACAGGTAGCCGACCTCGGCGACTCCGCCGATTTTCCGGCCGGCGAGTAG
- a CDS encoding ATP-binding protein, with protein sequence MKNALRISCSRHNLKVVRDFVTDYLKAYQLPDLQLNQIVLAVDEVVANLIIHANSEDESQHLDLALDVNNKQFGIEIFDDATSSYAPATYHEPDLQEYIRQGRKGGVGMTLVNRIMDRVEFSTQGRRNVCRLYKQL encoded by the coding sequence ATGAAAAATGCACTCCGGATCAGCTGTAGCCGCCACAACCTTAAGGTTGTGCGCGACTTCGTGACGGATTACCTGAAGGCCTACCAACTCCCCGACCTCCAGCTCAACCAGATTGTGCTGGCCGTTGACGAAGTAGTAGCAAACCTGATTATCCACGCCAATTCCGAAGATGAGTCGCAGCATCTGGATCTGGCCTTGGATGTAAATAACAAGCAGTTTGGCATTGAAATATTTGATGATGCCACCAGTTCCTATGCCCCTGCTACCTACCATGAGCCGGATCTGCAGGAATACATCCGGCAAGGTCGTAAAGGCGGCGTGGGCATGACGCTGGTCAACCGCATTATGGACCGGGTCGAGTTCAGCACCCAGGGCCGCCGCAACGTATGCCGGCTCTATAAGCAGCTCTGA
- a CDS encoding DUF2490 domain-containing protein: MRFLPATTALLLAATLGVQAQTTPARVNDHNAHTWLMYFSDARLSERWGVHTEAQWRRSEVLAGSQQDFVRAGINYYAGPRLMLTGGYAFALTHPYGEFPAASRFPEHRIYQQVLLRDALGRVQVSHRYRQEQRWLRRPGNDQFTYLNRTRYQLRLMLPLNGTGQLQPHTPYLAAANEVFVNFGRNVANNFFDQNRASLACGYQFSKATSVEVGYLHQLVQQGNGIVFEHNHTLQIGLNFNPDFRRQADPQPVPATE, translated from the coding sequence TTGCGCTTTCTTCCTGCCACCACCGCTCTACTTCTTGCTGCCACTTTAGGAGTACAGGCCCAAACCACGCCGGCTCGCGTCAACGACCACAACGCCCATACCTGGCTGATGTACTTCAGCGACGCACGCCTCTCGGAGCGCTGGGGCGTGCACACAGAGGCACAGTGGCGGCGTAGCGAAGTGCTGGCCGGCTCGCAGCAGGACTTCGTGCGGGCGGGCATCAACTACTATGCGGGCCCTCGTCTGATGCTTACGGGCGGCTACGCATTTGCCCTTACGCACCCGTATGGTGAGTTTCCGGCGGCCAGCCGCTTTCCTGAGCACCGCATCTATCAGCAGGTGTTGTTGCGCGATGCCTTAGGCCGGGTGCAGGTGTCGCACCGCTACCGGCAGGAGCAGCGCTGGCTGCGCCGCCCCGGCAACGACCAGTTCACCTATCTCAACCGCACCCGCTACCAGCTGCGCCTGATGCTGCCGCTCAACGGCACGGGCCAGCTGCAGCCGCACACGCCGTATCTGGCAGCCGCCAATGAGGTGTTTGTGAATTTCGGACGGAACGTAGCAAACAACTTTTTCGACCAGAATCGTGCTTCACTGGCCTGTGGTTATCAGTTTTCCAAAGCTACTTCAGTCGAAGTCGGCTACCTGCACCAGCTTGTGCAGCAGGGCAACGGCATTGTGTTCGAGCACAACCACACCCTTCAGATTGGACTGAATTTCAACCCTGACTTCCGGCGTCAGGCAGATCCACAGCCAGTACCGGCCACTGAGTAA
- a CDS encoding FRG domain-containing protein gives MPATPNDLEVTSWTDLQQALFQGTWDGRIGRFRSPFVYRGLRSETWPLTTSLQRLGGEYHLLENHLLRNFRKYARDFSQPGTSVWNWLALAQHHGLPTRMLDWTYSPYVALHFATDDLEAYDQPGVIWAIDYVKAAEFLPPSLREALRSEGSNVFTPELLEPLCSTLRDLELLQREPFLLFLEPPSLDARIVHQYALFSLINTAQDTLHEWLEQHPELYFRIIIPANLKWEVRDKLDQAGITERVLFPGLGGLSRWLHRHYTPTPGQTAAELLDDQISG, from the coding sequence GTGCCAGCCACTCCCAACGACCTCGAAGTAACTTCCTGGACTGACCTACAGCAGGCCCTGTTTCAGGGAACCTGGGACGGCCGTATCGGCCGGTTTCGCTCGCCGTTCGTGTACCGGGGGCTGCGCTCCGAAACCTGGCCGCTCACGACCAGCCTGCAGCGCCTTGGTGGCGAGTATCACCTGCTGGAAAACCATTTGCTGCGCAATTTCCGCAAATACGCCCGCGACTTTAGCCAGCCCGGCACGTCGGTGTGGAACTGGCTGGCACTGGCCCAGCACCATGGCCTGCCCACCCGCATGCTCGACTGGACCTACTCGCCCTACGTGGCCCTACACTTCGCTACCGACGACCTGGAAGCCTACGACCAACCGGGCGTTATCTGGGCCATCGACTACGTGAAAGCTGCCGAGTTCCTGCCACCCAGTCTGCGGGAAGCGCTACGCTCGGAAGGCTCCAACGTGTTTACGCCGGAGTTGCTGGAGCCGCTTTGCAGCACCCTGCGCGACCTGGAATTGCTGCAGCGGGAGCCGTTTCTGCTTTTTCTGGAGCCGCCTTCCCTCGATGCACGCATTGTGCACCAGTACGCCCTGTTTTCGCTGATCAATACGGCGCAGGATACCCTGCACGAGTGGCTAGAGCAACATCCGGAGCTATATTTTCGCATCATTATTCCGGCAAATCTGAAGTGGGAAGTGCGCGACAAGCTCGACCAGGCGGGTATCACGGAACGGGTGTTGTTTCCGGGATTGGGAGGCCTGAGCCGCTGGCTGCACCGCCACTACACGCCTACTCCCGGCCAAACTGCTGCCGAACTGCTCGACGACCAGATTTCCGGCTAA
- a CDS encoding peptidylprolyl isomerase, which yields MHKRILYAGTTAVALLAACQSTKPTTASKQPVIETLGTTQVPAGEFAYVYRKNNGSAPEFGTRPSVTEYLDLYTNFKLKVLEAEQRGLDTTQAFKRELDGYKQQLAQPYLTEKSVTDQLVREAYERMSKEVNASHILIRMAPDAEPKDTLAAFQKITALRQRVSGENFEQVAREVSEDPSARENGGRLGYFTAMQMVYPFESAAFKTQVGQVSQPVRTRFGYHIIKVNDIRPAQGEIKVAHLMIRSTPGMPKADSVTAKKKIDELHSRLTQRKEPWDKLVAQFSEDAGSAANGGELPPFGTGRMIPSFEEVAFKLTTPGQISQPVQTPYGWHIIKLIEKQPVPTFEAMEPTLKSKVAKDSRSELNKAAFLKRIRTENQFTENKSAKDYVLGKADTSLVNGRFKYTAPVASATTGKNAKKAEGDAQTLFTIKDKPYTVADFLTYAQQNQRARPGAEPSFVAQQLYDQYVEQSLTNFEKDNLEGKYEDYRMLVKEYRDGILLFQLMDEKVWSKAIEDTVGLQKYFAENQSKYQWDSRAQGTVISAASPELLAKAKQQLKVGRYDVARLTPVPVGYSPGTDKLLKGAKLMLDRLASVMQADTTLSVTLTGRAKKGETAMARRRAAAAATYLTAKGVPANRIRQTTQAKASTEIATVLAVTSTSTTALEEVLNAQNPLSVQITQKAFAKGDNKVVDELMARGPGSYDVQKDGRYYTVMIDKVLPAGPKTLAEARGQATSDYQNYLEKEWIAQLRAKYPVQINQAEVDKLVTK from the coding sequence ATGCACAAACGCATTTTGTACGCCGGCACTACCGCCGTAGCGCTGCTGGCAGCTTGCCAGTCTACTAAACCTACCACCGCTTCTAAGCAGCCTGTCATTGAAACGCTTGGCACCACGCAAGTGCCAGCCGGGGAGTTTGCTTACGTGTACCGCAAAAACAACGGTTCGGCACCGGAGTTCGGCACCCGTCCCAGCGTTACGGAGTACCTAGACCTGTACACCAATTTCAAGCTGAAGGTGCTGGAGGCGGAGCAGCGTGGCCTCGACACCACCCAGGCTTTCAAGCGGGAACTCGACGGCTATAAGCAGCAGCTGGCACAGCCGTATTTGACGGAAAAGAGCGTGACCGACCAATTGGTGCGCGAAGCCTACGAGCGGATGAGCAAAGAAGTAAATGCTTCGCACATCCTGATTCGTATGGCTCCCGATGCTGAACCCAAGGATACGCTGGCTGCTTTCCAGAAAATCACGGCGTTGCGCCAGCGGGTAAGCGGCGAAAACTTCGAGCAGGTAGCCCGCGAGGTAAGTGAAGACCCTTCGGCCCGCGAAAACGGCGGCCGTCTGGGCTATTTCACCGCCATGCAGATGGTGTATCCGTTTGAGTCGGCGGCGTTCAAAACGCAGGTAGGCCAAGTGTCGCAGCCAGTGCGCACCCGCTTCGGCTACCATATTATTAAGGTAAATGACATCCGGCCGGCGCAGGGCGAAATCAAGGTGGCTCACCTGATGATTCGCTCTACGCCCGGCATGCCCAAAGCCGACTCGGTAACGGCCAAAAAGAAGATAGATGAGCTGCACAGCCGCCTGACCCAGCGCAAAGAGCCTTGGGATAAGCTGGTAGCGCAGTTTTCGGAAGATGCCGGCTCGGCGGCCAACGGCGGCGAATTGCCCCCTTTCGGCACGGGCCGTATGATTCCGAGCTTCGAGGAAGTGGCGTTCAAGCTGACTACGCCCGGCCAGATTTCGCAGCCAGTGCAGACCCCTTATGGCTGGCACATCATCAAACTGATTGAGAAGCAGCCAGTGCCGACGTTTGAAGCCATGGAGCCCACGCTGAAAAGCAAAGTGGCCAAGGACTCTCGCTCGGAGCTGAATAAAGCGGCTTTCCTGAAGCGCATCCGCACCGAAAACCAGTTCACCGAGAATAAGAGTGCCAAAGACTATGTGCTAGGCAAAGCGGATACGTCGTTGGTCAATGGCCGCTTCAAGTACACGGCCCCAGTTGCGTCGGCCACTACCGGCAAAAACGCCAAAAAAGCTGAAGGTGATGCGCAAACTCTCTTCACCATCAAGGACAAGCCCTACACGGTAGCTGATTTCCTGACTTACGCGCAGCAGAACCAACGGGCCCGCCCCGGCGCCGAACCGAGCTTTGTGGCTCAGCAGCTCTACGACCAATATGTGGAGCAAAGCCTGACCAACTTTGAGAAAGACAACCTCGAAGGCAAATACGAAGATTACCGCATGCTGGTGAAAGAGTACCGCGACGGTATTCTGCTATTCCAGCTGATGGATGAAAAAGTATGGAGCAAAGCCATTGAAGACACGGTAGGCCTGCAGAAGTACTTCGCCGAAAACCAGAGCAAATACCAGTGGGACAGCCGCGCCCAAGGCACCGTTATCAGCGCCGCTTCGCCGGAGCTGCTGGCCAAAGCCAAGCAGCAGCTGAAAGTGGGCCGCTACGATGTAGCGCGCCTGACGCCAGTGCCAGTTGGCTATTCGCCCGGCACCGACAAGCTGCTGAAAGGCGCTAAGCTGATGCTGGACCGGCTGGCCAGCGTGATGCAGGCTGATACTACTCTGAGCGTAACGCTGACCGGCCGCGCTAAGAAAGGTGAAACGGCCATGGCCCGCCGCCGCGCCGCTGCCGCCGCTACCTACCTGACGGCCAAAGGAGTTCCGGCAAACCGCATCAGACAGACGACGCAAGCCAAAGCCTCAACCGAAATAGCCACCGTGCTTGCCGTAACCAGCACCAGCACAACGGCACTGGAAGAAGTGCTGAATGCCCAGAATCCGCTGTCGGTACAAATCACGCAGAAGGCGTTTGCCAAAGGCGACAACAAAGTGGTGGACGAGCTGATGGCGCGCGGCCCTGGCTCCTACGACGTACAGAAAGACGGCCGCTACTACACCGTTATGATTGATAAAGTGCTGCCGGCTGGCCCCAAAACGCTGGCTGAAGCCCGCGGCCAGGCTACCTCCGATTACCAGAACTATCTGGAAAAAGAGTGGATTGCCCAGCTCCGCGCCAAGTATCCGGTGCAGATCAACCAAGCAGAAGTAGATAAGCTGGTAACCAAATAA